A window of the Thalassophryne amazonica chromosome 11, fThaAma1.1, whole genome shotgun sequence genome harbors these coding sequences:
- the LOC117520643 gene encoding uncharacterized protein LOC117520643 isoform X2: MFVRMNRTRRQVFVQRQMFEQMSFILRFEASLMTLLLLGSCVCVGLSDDGYYEEFKKYGSLLRLRLNINAHSILFIPMSNPYQKKILWNRDSLSEIEEGRGRFLGISYVISNLTEADSGLYIVRNRDQKELYKKSVDVKAHTATYIKSPGESFSFSFDLEPSSCNIYFYPDCDSFEHNEIVTEGRLKEYKLHMFLDFVKPCGIFVERLHMPWCSGMFHIRDRQGHLAMEGKLYIQSTGSNYKSIGLGVAVSLLFSCCVRCFCCKKSTKKSRSNVPQTTAADDTAAAEPAVQYYEYETEPAGPRKYQSSHSTVTLHPSRADTSTGLLGTAAEEQRSAPALDLSSDSVPRFELKGVNFLSDVPLSSASVSCDVYTSDKLKFPSDPAD, translated from the exons ATGTTTGTCAGAATGAACCGTACCAGAAGACAAGTCTTTGTTCAACGTCAGATGTTTGAGCAGATGTCGTTTATTTTGCGCTTTGAAGCATCGCTCATGACGCTGTTGCTGCTGGGGAGCTGCGTTTGTGTGG GCCTGTCAGATGATGGTTATTATGAGGAGTTCAAGAAGTATGGGAGCTTACTCAGACTGAGGTTGAACATTAATGCTCATTCCATCCTGTTCATCCCGATGTCCAACCCGTACCAGAAGAAGATCCTGTGGAACCGTGACAGCCTTTCAGAGATTGAGGAAGGCAGAGGAAGGTTTTTGGGCATTTCCTACGTGATAAGCAACCTGACTGAAGCAGACAGTGGCCTCTACATAGTAAGAAACCGAGACCAGAAAGAGTTGTACAAGAAGAGCGTTGATGTAAAAG CACACACAGCCACCTATATAAAGAGTCCAGGTGAAAGCTTCAGCTTCAGTTTCGATCTGGAACCCAGCTCGTGCAATATCTACTTCTACCCGGACTGTGACAGTTTTGAACACAATGAGATTGTAACTGAAGGCAGGCTGAAGGAGTATAAATTGCACATGTTTTTGGACTTTGTAAAGCCTTGTGGGATATTTGTCGAGAGGCTTCACATGCCGTGGTGCAGCGGAATGTTTCACATTCGGGATCGGCAGGGCCACTTGGCCATGGAGGGGAAACTGTACATTCAGAGTA CAGGTTCCAATTACAAGAGTATTGGCCTTGGTGTTGCCGTCTCTTTGCTTTTCTCTTGCTGTGTGAGGTGCTTCTGCTGCAAGAAGAGCACCAAAAAAAGCAGGAGTAATGTTCCTCAGACTACTGCTGCTGATGATACTGCTGCTGCTGAACCTGCTGTGCAATACTATGAG TATGAGACTGAGCCTGCAGGTCCAAGAAAATATCAGAGCAGCCATTCCACTGTGACCCTCCACCCCTCTCGGGCCGACACCTCCACTGGTTTATTG GGTACAGCTGCAGAAGAGCAGCGCTCTGCTCCAGCCCTTGATCTTTCCTCAGACTCTGTGCCCCGGTTTGAGCTGAAAGGAGTAAACTTTCTGTCTGATGTGCCCCTCAGTTCAGCATCAGTGTCCTGTGATGTTTATACCTCAGACAAACTCAAGTTCCCCTCAGATCCTGCAGACTGA
- the LOC117520643 gene encoding uncharacterized protein LOC117520643 isoform X1 yields the protein MFVRMNRTRRQVFVQRQMFEQMSFILRFEASLMTLLLLGSCVCVGLSDDGYYEEFKKYGSLLRLRLNINAHSILFIPMSNPYQKKILWNRDSLSEIEEGRGRFLGISYVISNLTEADSGLYIVRNRDQKELYKKSVDVKAHTATYIKSPGESFSFSFDLEPSSCNIYFYPDCDSFEHNEIVTEGRLKEYKLHMFLDFVKPCGIFVERLHMPWCSGMFHIRDRQGHLAMEGKLYIQNAGSNYKSIGLGVAVSLLFSCCVRCFCCKKSTKKSRSNVPQTTAADDTAAAEPAVQYYEYETEPAGPRKYQSSHSTVTLHPSRADTSTGLLGTAAEEQRSAPALDLSSDSVPRFELKGVNFLSDVPLSSASVSCDVYTSDKLKFPSDPAD from the exons ATGTTTGTCAGAATGAACCGTACCAGAAGACAAGTCTTTGTTCAACGTCAGATGTTTGAGCAGATGTCGTTTATTTTGCGCTTTGAAGCATCGCTCATGACGCTGTTGCTGCTGGGGAGCTGCGTTTGTGTGG GCCTGTCAGATGATGGTTATTATGAGGAGTTCAAGAAGTATGGGAGCTTACTCAGACTGAGGTTGAACATTAATGCTCATTCCATCCTGTTCATCCCGATGTCCAACCCGTACCAGAAGAAGATCCTGTGGAACCGTGACAGCCTTTCAGAGATTGAGGAAGGCAGAGGAAGGTTTTTGGGCATTTCCTACGTGATAAGCAACCTGACTGAAGCAGACAGTGGCCTCTACATAGTAAGAAACCGAGACCAGAAAGAGTTGTACAAGAAGAGCGTTGATGTAAAAG CACACACAGCCACCTATATAAAGAGTCCAGGTGAAAGCTTCAGCTTCAGTTTCGATCTGGAACCCAGCTCGTGCAATATCTACTTCTACCCGGACTGTGACAGTTTTGAACACAATGAGATTGTAACTGAAGGCAGGCTGAAGGAGTATAAATTGCACATGTTTTTGGACTTTGTAAAGCCTTGTGGGATATTTGTCGAGAGGCTTCACATGCCGTGGTGCAGCGGAATGTTTCACATTCGGGATCGGCAGGGCCACTTGGCCATGGAGGGGAAACTGTACATTCAGA ATGCAGGTTCCAATTACAAGAGTATTGGCCTTGGTGTTGCCGTCTCTTTGCTTTTCTCTTGCTGTGTGAGGTGCTTCTGCTGCAAGAAGAGCACCAAAAAAAGCAGGAGTAATGTTCCTCAGACTACTGCTGCTGATGATACTGCTGCTGCTGAACCTGCTGTGCAATACTATGAG TATGAGACTGAGCCTGCAGGTCCAAGAAAATATCAGAGCAGCCATTCCACTGTGACCCTCCACCCCTCTCGGGCCGACACCTCCACTGGTTTATTG GGTACAGCTGCAGAAGAGCAGCGCTCTGCTCCAGCCCTTGATCTTTCCTCAGACTCTGTGCCCCGGTTTGAGCTGAAAGGAGTAAACTTTCTGTCTGATGTGCCCCTCAGTTCAGCATCAGTGTCCTGTGATGTTTATACCTCAGACAAACTCAAGTTCCCCTCAGATCCTGCAGACTGA
- the LOC117520378 gene encoding uncharacterized protein LOC117520378 isoform X2: MFLFLLTVCCFFLGLSAFGYQEVCYGNTYKFPLDYVPPLFMGKVFFTSSKSGASKKLVIDKGKAVDPRYKVTSTSVSLPDLTESDDGTFSKSQSSRTIRLKIVDCSEEILKTYGEDLYYDISRQSEFLEFTPTRSLDQPKVLWNQTSTQSRKTDRVWVRFNSWEMIKLSQADNGYYNFRRKDNTLLSRIKLTVREKIENFILMEEDSLTITLPLECTSCTMSYSRRGDTDTLVVMKAGHVVQDGPFKERIWMHGSDQIEIESLKTTDSGQFEVRDQDGNLALLLELNVRSRVEAISPAVYVGIPITILFVLFFCCCCVKKCCCKKGSSKREPAVQTLAVRYQDANQDTGPSHVPPPYSSVYSYPCNTIRTTESASSSTELPVVGVLSPTEIHMSSHPPEVAATGQQHAAPVVPDFGCSSLDSEPKFELKGLHFPLSSEATFCDVYTSDKLNFL; this comes from the exons GATTATCTGCATTTGGATACCAAGAAGTGTGCTATGGCAATACTTATAAATTTCCACTTGACTATGTGCCACCTTTGTTCATGGGGAAGGTGTTCTTCACATCAAgtaaaagtggagcatccaagaAGTTGGTGATTGATAAAGGAAAG GCAGTGGACCCACGTTACAAGGTGACCTCCACATCCGTGTCGCTGCCAGATCTGACAGAAAGCGATGATGGGACTTTTTCAAAAAGTCAGTCAAGCCGTACCATTAGACTGAAAATTGTGG ATTGTTCTGAAGAAATCTTGAAGACCTATGGAGAAGACCTCTACTATGATATTTCCAGGCAGTCTGAGTTCTTGGAGTTTACGCCAACTCGCAGTCTTGACCAGCCAAAAGTCCTGTGGAATCAAACCAGTACTCAGTCCAGAAAGACAGACAGGGTTTGGGTGAGGTTTAATTCCTGGGAGATGATTAAGCTGTCTCAGGCAGACAACGGCTACTACAACTTCAGGAGGAAAGACAACACTTTGCTGTCTAGGATAAAACTGACAGTAAGAG AGAAGATTGAAAACTTTATATTAATGGAAGAGGATTCTCTCACAATCACACTTCCTCTGGAGTGCACCTCATGCACAATGAGCTATAGCAGAAGGGGGGACACAGATACCCTGGTGGTGATGAAGGCAGGGCACGTGGTTCAAGATGGGCCATTCAAGGAGAGAATTTGGATGCATGGCTCAGATCAGATAGAGATCGAGTCCCTGAAAACTACAGACTCTGGCCAGTTTGAAGTCAGAGATCAGGATGGCAACTTGGCCCTTCTTTTGGAGTTGAATGTACGAAGCAGGGTAGAAG CTATATCTCCAGCTGTTTATGTTGGCATTCCCATCACCATTCTCTTCGTGTtgtttttctgctgttgttgcgtGAAGAAGTGCTGTTGTAAAAAAGGGTCTTCAAAAAGAGAGCCTGCTGTTCAAACTCTTGCAGTGCGTTATCAA GATGCAAATCAAGACACAGGGCCAAGTCACGTACCTCCACCATATTCTTCAGTTTATTCTTATCCTTGCAACACCATCAGAACTACAGAATCTGCATCCAGTTCTACTGAGCTACCGGTAGTTGGA gTGCTCAGTCCAACAGAAATTCACATGAGCTCCCATCCACCTGAG gttGCAGCTACAGGACAGCAACATGCTGCTCCAGTTGTCCCTGACTTTGGCTGTTCCTCTTTGGACTCTGAGCCAAAGTTTGAGCTGAAAGGACTGCACTTTCCTCTGAGTTCAGAGGCAACATTTTGTGATGTTTATACCTCAGACAAACTCAACTTCCTTTAA
- the LOC117520378 gene encoding uncharacterized protein LOC117520378 isoform X3, with product MMLLFLISVSFFFFLSGLSAFGYQEVCYGNTYKFPLDYVPPLFMGKVFFTSSKSGASKKLVIDKGKAVDPRYKVTSTSVSLPDLTESDDGTFSKSQSSRTIRLKIVDCSEEILKTYGEDLYYDISRQSEFLEFTPTRSLDQPKVLWNQTSTQSRKTDRVWVRFNSWEMIKLSQADNGYYNFRRKDNTLLSRIKLTVREKIENFILMEEDSLTITLPLECTSCTMSYSRRGDTDTLVVMKAGHVVQDGPFKERIWMHGSDQIEIESLKTTDSGQFEVRDQDGNLALLLELNVRSRVEAISPAVYVGIPITILFVLFFCCCCVKKCCCKKGSSKREPAVQTLAVRYQDANQDTGPSHVPPPYSSVYSYPCNTIRTTESASSSTELPVLSPTEIHMSSHPPEVAATGQQHAAPVVPDFGCSSLDSEPKFELKGLHFPLSSEATFCDVYTSDKLNFL from the exons GATTATCTGCATTTGGATACCAAGAAGTGTGCTATGGCAATACTTATAAATTTCCACTTGACTATGTGCCACCTTTGTTCATGGGGAAGGTGTTCTTCACATCAAgtaaaagtggagcatccaagaAGTTGGTGATTGATAAAGGAAAG GCAGTGGACCCACGTTACAAGGTGACCTCCACATCCGTGTCGCTGCCAGATCTGACAGAAAGCGATGATGGGACTTTTTCAAAAAGTCAGTCAAGCCGTACCATTAGACTGAAAATTGTGG ATTGTTCTGAAGAAATCTTGAAGACCTATGGAGAAGACCTCTACTATGATATTTCCAGGCAGTCTGAGTTCTTGGAGTTTACGCCAACTCGCAGTCTTGACCAGCCAAAAGTCCTGTGGAATCAAACCAGTACTCAGTCCAGAAAGACAGACAGGGTTTGGGTGAGGTTTAATTCCTGGGAGATGATTAAGCTGTCTCAGGCAGACAACGGCTACTACAACTTCAGGAGGAAAGACAACACTTTGCTGTCTAGGATAAAACTGACAGTAAGAG AGAAGATTGAAAACTTTATATTAATGGAAGAGGATTCTCTCACAATCACACTTCCTCTGGAGTGCACCTCATGCACAATGAGCTATAGCAGAAGGGGGGACACAGATACCCTGGTGGTGATGAAGGCAGGGCACGTGGTTCAAGATGGGCCATTCAAGGAGAGAATTTGGATGCATGGCTCAGATCAGATAGAGATCGAGTCCCTGAAAACTACAGACTCTGGCCAGTTTGAAGTCAGAGATCAGGATGGCAACTTGGCCCTTCTTTTGGAGTTGAATGTACGAAGCAGGGTAGAAG CTATATCTCCAGCTGTTTATGTTGGCATTCCCATCACCATTCTCTTCGTGTtgtttttctgctgttgttgcgtGAAGAAGTGCTGTTGTAAAAAAGGGTCTTCAAAAAGAGAGCCTGCTGTTCAAACTCTTGCAGTGCGTTATCAA GATGCAAATCAAGACACAGGGCCAAGTCACGTACCTCCACCATATTCTTCAGTTTATTCTTATCCTTGCAACACCATCAGAACTACAGAATCTGCATCCAGTTCTACTGAGCTACCG gTGCTCAGTCCAACAGAAATTCACATGAGCTCCCATCCACCTGAG gttGCAGCTACAGGACAGCAACATGCTGCTCCAGTTGTCCCTGACTTTGGCTGTTCCTCTTTGGACTCTGAGCCAAAGTTTGAGCTGAAAGGACTGCACTTTCCTCTGAGTTCAGAGGCAACATTTTGTGATGTTTATACCTCAGACAAACTCAACTTCCTTTAA
- the LOC117520378 gene encoding uncharacterized protein LOC117520378 isoform X1: MMLLFLISVSFFFFLSGLSAFGYQEVCYGNTYKFPLDYVPPLFMGKVFFTSSKSGASKKLVIDKGKAVDPRYKVTSTSVSLPDLTESDDGTFSKSQSSRTIRLKIVDCSEEILKTYGEDLYYDISRQSEFLEFTPTRSLDQPKVLWNQTSTQSRKTDRVWVRFNSWEMIKLSQADNGYYNFRRKDNTLLSRIKLTVREKIENFILMEEDSLTITLPLECTSCTMSYSRRGDTDTLVVMKAGHVVQDGPFKERIWMHGSDQIEIESLKTTDSGQFEVRDQDGNLALLLELNVRSRVEAISPAVYVGIPITILFVLFFCCCCVKKCCCKKGSSKREPAVQTLAVRYQDANQDTGPSHVPPPYSSVYSYPCNTIRTTESASSSTELPVVGVLSPTEIHMSSHPPEVAATGQQHAAPVVPDFGCSSLDSEPKFELKGLHFPLSSEATFCDVYTSDKLNFL, encoded by the exons GATTATCTGCATTTGGATACCAAGAAGTGTGCTATGGCAATACTTATAAATTTCCACTTGACTATGTGCCACCTTTGTTCATGGGGAAGGTGTTCTTCACATCAAgtaaaagtggagcatccaagaAGTTGGTGATTGATAAAGGAAAG GCAGTGGACCCACGTTACAAGGTGACCTCCACATCCGTGTCGCTGCCAGATCTGACAGAAAGCGATGATGGGACTTTTTCAAAAAGTCAGTCAAGCCGTACCATTAGACTGAAAATTGTGG ATTGTTCTGAAGAAATCTTGAAGACCTATGGAGAAGACCTCTACTATGATATTTCCAGGCAGTCTGAGTTCTTGGAGTTTACGCCAACTCGCAGTCTTGACCAGCCAAAAGTCCTGTGGAATCAAACCAGTACTCAGTCCAGAAAGACAGACAGGGTTTGGGTGAGGTTTAATTCCTGGGAGATGATTAAGCTGTCTCAGGCAGACAACGGCTACTACAACTTCAGGAGGAAAGACAACACTTTGCTGTCTAGGATAAAACTGACAGTAAGAG AGAAGATTGAAAACTTTATATTAATGGAAGAGGATTCTCTCACAATCACACTTCCTCTGGAGTGCACCTCATGCACAATGAGCTATAGCAGAAGGGGGGACACAGATACCCTGGTGGTGATGAAGGCAGGGCACGTGGTTCAAGATGGGCCATTCAAGGAGAGAATTTGGATGCATGGCTCAGATCAGATAGAGATCGAGTCCCTGAAAACTACAGACTCTGGCCAGTTTGAAGTCAGAGATCAGGATGGCAACTTGGCCCTTCTTTTGGAGTTGAATGTACGAAGCAGGGTAGAAG CTATATCTCCAGCTGTTTATGTTGGCATTCCCATCACCATTCTCTTCGTGTtgtttttctgctgttgttgcgtGAAGAAGTGCTGTTGTAAAAAAGGGTCTTCAAAAAGAGAGCCTGCTGTTCAAACTCTTGCAGTGCGTTATCAA GATGCAAATCAAGACACAGGGCCAAGTCACGTACCTCCACCATATTCTTCAGTTTATTCTTATCCTTGCAACACCATCAGAACTACAGAATCTGCATCCAGTTCTACTGAGCTACCGGTAGTTGGA gTGCTCAGTCCAACAGAAATTCACATGAGCTCCCATCCACCTGAG gttGCAGCTACAGGACAGCAACATGCTGCTCCAGTTGTCCCTGACTTTGGCTGTTCCTCTTTGGACTCTGAGCCAAAGTTTGAGCTGAAAGGACTGCACTTTCCTCTGAGTTCAGAGGCAACATTTTGTGATGTTTATACCTCAGACAAACTCAACTTCCTTTAA